A region of Mesorhizobium sp. M3A.F.Ca.ET.080.04.2.1 DNA encodes the following proteins:
- the ald gene encoding alanine dehydrogenase, which translates to MRVGCPKEIKNHEYRVGLTPGSVREYVAHGHEVLVETGAGAGIGADDNAYRSAGAAIAKTAADVFAKSDMIVKVKEPQPNEWVQLRDGQILYTYLHLAPDPDQTKGLLASGVTAIAYETVTDDRGGLPLLAPMSEVAGRLSIQAGATALQKANGGRGVLLGGVPGVLPGKVTVLGGGVVGLHAAKMAVGLGADVTIIDRSIPRLRQLDDIFAGRVHTRYSTVEALEEECFSADIVVGAVLIPGAAAPKLVTREMLSGMKKGAVLVDVAIDQGGCFETSHTTTHADPTYEVDGVIHYCVANMPGAVPVTSAHALNNATLHHGLQLADKGLKALVDDHHLRNGLNVHKGKITNRAVAEALGYEMVEPKAVLAA; encoded by the coding sequence ATGCGCGTCGGATGCCCCAAGGAAATCAAGAACCACGAATACCGCGTCGGCCTGACGCCCGGCTCGGTCCGCGAATATGTGGCGCATGGCCATGAAGTGCTGGTCGAGACAGGCGCGGGCGCCGGCATCGGCGCCGACGACAATGCCTATCGCTCCGCAGGCGCCGCGATTGCCAAGACCGCAGCCGACGTGTTCGCCAAGTCGGATATGATCGTCAAGGTCAAGGAGCCGCAGCCCAACGAGTGGGTCCAGTTGCGCGACGGCCAGATCCTCTACACCTATCTTCACCTCGCTCCGGATCCGGATCAGACCAAGGGTCTGCTCGCTTCCGGCGTCACCGCGATCGCATATGAGACGGTCACCGACGATCGCGGCGGCCTGCCGCTGCTGGCGCCGATGTCGGAAGTCGCCGGCCGTCTGTCGATCCAGGCCGGCGCGACCGCGCTGCAGAAGGCCAATGGCGGCCGCGGCGTGCTGCTCGGCGGCGTGCCCGGCGTCCTGCCCGGAAAAGTCACCGTGCTGGGTGGCGGCGTCGTCGGCCTGCATGCTGCCAAGATGGCCGTCGGCCTTGGCGCCGACGTCACCATCATCGACCGTTCGATCCCGCGCCTGCGCCAGCTCGACGACATCTTCGCCGGCCGCGTTCACACCCGCTATTCGACCGTCGAGGCGCTGGAAGAAGAATGCTTCTCGGCCGACATCGTCGTCGGCGCCGTGCTGATCCCGGGTGCTGCGGCGCCGAAGCTCGTCACCCGCGAAATGCTCTCCGGCATGAAGAAGGGGGCAGTCCTCGTCGACGTCGCCATCGACCAGGGCGGCTGCTTCGAGACCTCGCACACCACCACCCATGCCGATCCCACCTACGAGGTCGACGGCGTCATCCACTACTGCGTCGCCAACATGCCCGGCGCGGTGCCGGTCACCTCGGCGCATGCGCTCAACAATGCGACGCTGCATCATGGCCTGCAGCTTGCCGACAAAGGCCTCAAGGCGCTCGTCGACGACCACCACTTGCGCAACGGCCTCAATGTCCACAAGGGCAAGATCACCAACCGCGCCGTTGCCGAGGCGCTCGGCTACGAAATGGTCGAGCCGAAGGCCGTGCTCGCCGCCTGA
- the eno gene encoding phosphopyruvate hydratase, translated as MTAIVDIVGREILDSRGNPTVEVDVVLEDGSMGRAAVPSGASTGAHEAVELRDGGPRYLGKGVQRAVEAVNGELFEAIGGMEAENQIHIDQTMIELDGTPNKSRLGANAILGVSLAVAKAAAEAAGLPLYRYVGGAKAHVLPVPMMNIINGGAHADNPIDFQEFMILPVGAPTLRDGVRWGSEIFHTLRKKLKDAGHNTNVGDEGGFAPNLKSAPSALDFIMESIEQAGFKPGEDVALGLDCAATEFFKDGNYVYEGEKKTRDPKTQAKYLAKLASDYPIITIEDGLAEDDWEGWKILTDLIGKKTQLVGDDLFVTNTARLRDGIRMGVANSILVKVNQIGSLTETLDAVETAHKAGYTAVMSHRSGETEDSTIADLAVATNCGQIKTGSLSRSDRMAKYNQLIRIEEELGKQARYAGKSVVKG; from the coding sequence ATGACCGCCATCGTCGACATAGTCGGGCGTGAAATCCTGGACAGCCGTGGCAATCCGACCGTCGAGGTCGACGTGGTGCTGGAAGACGGTTCCATGGGCCGCGCCGCGGTGCCGTCCGGTGCTTCGACCGGCGCCCATGAGGCGGTGGAGCTGCGCGACGGCGGGCCGCGTTATCTCGGCAAGGGCGTGCAACGTGCCGTCGAGGCCGTGAACGGCGAGTTGTTCGAGGCGATTGGCGGCATGGAGGCCGAGAACCAGATCCATATCGACCAGACGATGATCGAGCTCGACGGTACCCCCAACAAGAGCCGGCTTGGCGCCAACGCCATCCTGGGCGTGTCGCTGGCGGTCGCCAAGGCAGCCGCGGAAGCCGCCGGCCTGCCGCTCTACCGCTATGTCGGCGGCGCCAAGGCGCATGTCCTGCCGGTGCCCATGATGAACATCATCAATGGCGGCGCTCATGCCGACAATCCGATCGACTTCCAGGAATTCATGATCCTGCCGGTCGGTGCGCCGACGCTGCGCGACGGCGTGCGCTGGGGCTCGGAGATATTCCACACGCTGCGCAAGAAGCTGAAGGATGCCGGCCACAACACCAATGTCGGCGACGAGGGCGGCTTTGCCCCCAATTTGAAGAGCGCGCCTTCGGCGCTCGATTTCATCATGGAATCGATCGAGCAGGCCGGGTTCAAGCCGGGCGAGGACGTGGCCCTCGGCCTCGACTGCGCCGCGACCGAGTTCTTCAAGGACGGCAACTACGTCTACGAGGGCGAGAAGAAGACCCGTGATCCGAAGACGCAGGCGAAATACCTGGCCAAGCTCGCTTCCGACTATCCGATCATCACCATCGAGGACGGCCTTGCCGAGGACGACTGGGAAGGCTGGAAGATCCTGACCGACCTCATCGGCAAGAAGACGCAGCTGGTCGGCGACGACCTCTTCGTCACCAACACGGCGCGGTTGCGTGACGGCATCCGCATGGGCGTCGCCAACTCGATCCTGGTGAAGGTAAACCAGATCGGCTCGCTGACCGAGACGCTCGACGCGGTCGAGACCGCGCACAAGGCGGGCTACACCGCCGTCATGTCGCACCGCTCGGGCGAAACCGAGGATTCGACCATTGCCGACCTCGCGGTCGCGACCAATTGCGGGCAGATCAAGACCGGCTCGCTGTCGCGCTCCGATCGCATGGCCAAATACAACCAGCTCATCCGCATCGAGGAAGAGCTCGGCAAGCAGGCGCGCTACGCCGGCAAGTCGGTGGTCAAGGGCTGA
- a CDS encoding Lrp/AsnC family transcriptional regulator gives MPLDRIDIAILETLQKDGRIPNAALAEKVGLSQSACSRRLDNLEKSGTIRGYHARLSNAALGHQMTAIVHISLSGQFEKTLSDFEAAIKRCPNVLSCHLMSGEYDYILRIAAKDLVDYERIHKEWLSAMPHVTKINSSFALREIVDRTALGLKPEMA, from the coding sequence ATGCCGCTCGATAGGATTGATATCGCCATTCTGGAGACTTTGCAGAAGGATGGGCGCATACCCAATGCGGCGCTCGCGGAGAAGGTCGGGCTTTCGCAATCGGCCTGCTCGCGCAGGCTCGACAATCTGGAGAAATCCGGGACCATCCGCGGCTACCACGCGCGTCTCTCAAACGCCGCGCTTGGCCATCAGATGACGGCGATCGTGCACATATCGCTGTCGGGCCAATTCGAGAAGACGCTGTCGGATTTCGAGGCGGCGATCAAGCGCTGCCCGAACGTGCTCTCCTGCCATCTGATGTCGGGCGAATACGACTACATCCTGCGCATCGCCGCCAAGGACCTCGTCGACTACGAGCGCATCCACAAGGAATGGCTGTCGGCGATGCCGCATGTGACGAAGATCAATTCGTCCTTCGCCTTGCGCGAGATCGTCGACCGCACCGCGCTGGGTTTGAAGCCAGAGATGGCTTAG
- a CDS encoding Dabb family protein has protein sequence MIRHIVFFSARRKEDVEAVRTGLQELGKIPHSKLFEVTLNTKVDQFSNAIDVVVYAEFEDEAALASYKAHPLYEQTTIKVKPLRELRYSADVVAAA, from the coding sequence TTGATCCGGCACATCGTTTTCTTCAGCGCCCGGCGCAAGGAGGATGTCGAGGCCGTACGGACAGGCCTTCAGGAACTGGGCAAGATACCGCATTCGAAGCTGTTCGAGGTGACGCTCAACACCAAAGTCGATCAGTTCTCCAACGCGATCGACGTGGTGGTATACGCGGAATTCGAGGACGAGGCGGCGCTCGCTTCCTACAAGGCGCATCCCCTCTACGAGCAGACGACCATCAAGGTCAAACCGCTGCGCGAACTGCGTTACTCGGCCGACGTGGTGGCCGCCGCCTGA
- a CDS encoding DUF1203 domain-containing protein, which produces MSIQFKALPTEAVRSLQRGGPDAYGLAPERRISDGDGVPCRHCLKNVAAGERYLILAYRPFPRLQPYAETGPIFLHAHECEAAAEVDALPEMLESSDYIVRGYGRDDRIVYGSGGVGPTSDIAARSERLFERDDIAYIHVRSARNNCYQCRIDRA; this is translated from the coding sequence ATGAGCATCCAGTTCAAAGCCCTGCCGACCGAAGCCGTGCGCAGCCTGCAACGGGGAGGGCCAGACGCCTATGGCCTCGCGCCGGAACGAAGGATTTCCGACGGCGACGGCGTGCCATGCCGGCATTGCCTGAAGAACGTTGCCGCGGGCGAGCGCTACCTCATTCTCGCCTATCGGCCATTCCCCCGGCTTCAGCCTTACGCCGAGACCGGGCCGATCTTCTTGCATGCGCACGAATGCGAAGCTGCTGCGGAAGTGGATGCGCTGCCGGAAATGCTCGAAAGCAGCGACTACATCGTGCGAGGCTACGGCAGGGACGACCGCATCGTCTACGGCAGTGGCGGAGTCGGCCCGACCAGCGACATTGCGGCACGCTCCGAGAGGTTGTTCGAGCGCGACGACATCGCCTACATCCATGTCCGCTCGGCGCGCAACAATTGCTACCAATGCCGCATCGATCGGGCATGA
- a CDS encoding VOC family protein has translation MRKATAHPLDHLVLPTRSLEVARNRLSALGFVVAPTGVHPFGTENCCVFFSDDTYLEPLAIGDETTAERAIAEGNVFVARDRLFRDRLGDEGFSAVVFATADADADHARYVASGLSAGNMLSFSRAFTDAAGKSDTASFKLAFATGTETSEAFLFACQRINAPKIDRTALQAHANGVAGILEIVAVGDRPSAQVGLMSAAAGKDAENGDKIELPNAVLTVLKPAAFTSRFGVSAGSSSELRFAAIVFSIGSSDAAASVLAANAIEHNLSGNDIVVPAAPGQGAVFIFREIP, from the coding sequence ATGAGGAAAGCTACCGCCCACCCGCTTGACCATCTGGTGCTGCCCACGCGGAGCCTCGAGGTTGCGCGCAACCGCTTGTCGGCTCTCGGTTTCGTCGTCGCGCCGACCGGCGTCCATCCATTCGGAACCGAGAACTGCTGTGTGTTCTTCTCCGACGACACCTATCTGGAGCCGCTCGCAATAGGCGATGAAACGACGGCCGAGCGAGCGATAGCCGAGGGCAATGTCTTTGTCGCGCGCGACCGCCTTTTCCGCGACCGGCTTGGCGACGAGGGCTTCTCCGCCGTCGTGTTCGCAACGGCTGATGCCGATGCCGACCATGCCCGCTATGTCGCGAGCGGTCTGTCGGCGGGAAACATGCTGAGCTTCTCACGCGCTTTCACCGACGCGGCCGGGAAAAGCGATACGGCATCGTTCAAGCTGGCATTCGCGACAGGCACAGAGACGAGCGAGGCTTTCCTGTTCGCCTGCCAGCGCATCAACGCGCCGAAGATCGATCGCACGGCCCTGCAGGCTCATGCCAATGGCGTGGCTGGCATTCTCGAGATCGTGGCGGTCGGCGACAGGCCTTCGGCGCAGGTCGGATTGATGTCGGCCGCAGCGGGCAAGGATGCGGAAAACGGCGACAAGATTGAACTGCCCAACGCGGTGCTGACCGTTCTGAAGCCTGCCGCATTTACGTCGCGCTTCGGCGTGTCGGCCGGAAGCTCATCCGAGCTGCGTTTTGCGGCCATTGTTTTTTCGATCGGCAGCTCCGACGCTGCCGCGAGCGTGCTTGCAGCCAACGCGATCGAGCACAACCTGAGCGGCAACGACATCGTCGTGCCGGCGGCGCCCGGGCAGGGCGCCGTCTTCATCTTCCGGGAGATTCCATGA
- the pdhA gene encoding pyruvate dehydrogenase (acetyl-transferring) E1 component subunit alpha, with amino-acid sequence MATAARKAPAKSKSKADGKSPGLSTPKPAEFTKEEELSAYRHMLLIRRFEEKAGQLYGMGFIGGFCHLYIGQEAVVTGMKMALIDGDQMITAYRDHGHMLAMDLSPRGVMAELTGRRGGLSKGKGGSMHMFSKEKHFYGGHGIVGAQVSLGTGLAFANRYRGNKNVSLTYFGDGAANQGQVYESFNMASLWKLPVIYIIENNRYAMGTSVSRSSAETDFSNRGASFKIPGMQVDGMDVRAVKSAADVATEWCRAGNGPLILEMQTYRYRGHSMSDPAKYRSKEEVQKMRSEHDPIEQVRVRLLDKKWASEDDLKAVDKEVRDIVADAAEFAQNDAEPDASELWTDVLL; translated from the coding sequence ATGGCAACCGCCGCCAGAAAAGCGCCTGCCAAGTCCAAATCCAAAGCCGACGGCAAATCGCCGGGCCTTTCCACCCCCAAGCCAGCCGAATTCACCAAGGAAGAGGAGTTGTCGGCCTACCGGCACATGCTGCTCATCCGCCGCTTCGAGGAGAAGGCCGGCCAGCTCTATGGCATGGGCTTCATCGGCGGCTTCTGCCACCTCTATATCGGCCAGGAGGCCGTCGTCACCGGCATGAAGATGGCGCTGATTGACGGCGATCAGATGATCACCGCCTATCGTGATCACGGCCATATGCTGGCCATGGACCTGTCGCCGCGCGGCGTCATGGCCGAGCTGACCGGACGCCGCGGAGGCCTCTCCAAGGGCAAGGGCGGCTCCATGCACATGTTCTCCAAGGAGAAGCATTTCTACGGTGGCCACGGCATCGTCGGCGCCCAGGTGTCGCTCGGCACCGGCCTCGCCTTCGCCAACCGCTACCGCGGCAACAAGAACGTCTCGCTGACCTATTTCGGTGACGGCGCCGCCAACCAGGGCCAGGTCTACGAGAGCTTCAACATGGCCTCGCTGTGGAAACTTCCGGTCATCTACATCATCGAGAACAACCGTTACGCCATGGGCACTTCCGTCTCGCGCTCTTCGGCCGAGACCGATTTCTCCAATCGCGGCGCTTCCTTCAAGATCCCGGGCATGCAGGTCGACGGCATGGACGTCCGGGCCGTCAAGTCGGCCGCCGATGTCGCCACCGAATGGTGCCGAGCCGGCAACGGCCCGCTGATCCTCGAGATGCAGACCTACCGCTATCGCGGCCACTCGATGTCCGACCCGGCAAAATACCGTTCCAAGGAAGAAGTGCAGAAGATGCGCTCCGAGCATGACCCGATCGAGCAGGTCAGGGTGCGGCTGTTGGACAAGAAATGGGCAAGCGAGGACGATCTCAAAGCCGTCGACAAGGAGGTTCGCGACATCGTCGCCGACGCCGCCGAATTCGCCCAGAACGACGCCGAGCCGGATGCATCCGAGCTCTGGACCGACGTGTTGCTGTAA
- a CDS encoding pyruvate dehydrogenase complex E1 component subunit beta gives MPIEILMPALSPTMEEGNLAKWLKNEGDKIVAGDVIAEIETDKATMEVEAVDEGTLAKIVVPAGTEGVKVNAVIAVLAVDGEDVDKAGEGIGEEAAKTEAAAPAPAPAAAKSEAAAPVAAAPKAQVAADPDIPAGTEMVSTTVREALRDAMAEEMRRDGDVFVMGEEVAEYQGAYKITQGLLQEFGPRRVVDTPITEHGFAGVGVGAAMAGLKPIVEFMTFNFAMQAIDQIINSAAKTLYMSGGQMGAPIVFRGPNGAAARVAAQHSQCYASWYSNVPGLKVVMPYTAADAKGLLKAAIRDPNPVIFLENEILYGQSFDVPKLDDFVLPIGKARIHKQGKDVTIVSFGIGMTYAVKAEAELRGMGIDAEIIDLRSIRPLDFDTVIASVKKTNRLVVVEEGFPQSSVGDHIASQVSQRAFDFLDAPVITIAGKDVPMPYAANLEKLALPNVGEVVEAVKAVTYR, from the coding sequence ATGCCGATCGAAATTCTCATGCCCGCGCTCTCGCCGACGATGGAAGAGGGCAATCTTGCCAAATGGCTGAAGAACGAAGGCGACAAGATCGTCGCCGGTGATGTGATCGCCGAGATCGAGACCGACAAGGCGACGATGGAAGTCGAAGCCGTCGATGAAGGCACGCTCGCCAAGATCGTGGTTCCTGCCGGCACCGAAGGCGTCAAGGTCAACGCCGTGATCGCCGTGCTTGCGGTCGATGGTGAAGATGTCGACAAGGCCGGCGAAGGCATCGGCGAAGAAGCGGCCAAGACCGAAGCCGCTGCGCCAGCACCTGCACCCGCTGCAGCCAAGAGTGAGGCTGCCGCACCTGTCGCGGCCGCGCCAAAGGCGCAAGTCGCCGCCGATCCGGACATCCCCGCCGGCACGGAGATGGTCTCGACCACGGTGCGCGAAGCACTCCGCGACGCCATGGCAGAAGAGATGCGCCGCGACGGCGACGTGTTCGTCATGGGCGAGGAGGTCGCCGAATACCAGGGCGCCTACAAGATCACCCAAGGATTGCTGCAGGAATTCGGGCCGCGTCGCGTCGTCGACACGCCGATTACCGAGCATGGCTTTGCCGGCGTCGGTGTCGGCGCGGCAATGGCGGGCCTGAAGCCGATCGTCGAGTTCATGACCTTCAACTTCGCCATGCAGGCGATCGACCAGATCATCAACTCAGCCGCCAAGACCCTCTATATGTCGGGCGGCCAGATGGGCGCGCCGATCGTCTTCCGCGGTCCGAACGGCGCCGCGGCGCGCGTGGCGGCGCAGCACTCGCAGTGCTATGCCTCCTGGTACAGCAACGTCCCGGGCCTGAAAGTGGTGATGCCGTATACGGCAGCCGACGCCAAGGGCCTGCTGAAGGCGGCGATCCGCGATCCCAACCCGGTCATCTTCCTCGAGAACGAAATCCTCTACGGCCAGTCCTTCGACGTGCCGAAGCTCGACGATTTCGTGCTGCCGATCGGCAAGGCGCGCATTCACAAGCAGGGCAAGGACGTAACCATCGTCTCCTTCGGCATCGGCATGACCTATGCGGTGAAGGCGGAAGCCGAACTGCGCGGCATGGGCATCGATGCCGAGATCATCGACCTCAGGTCCATTCGCCCGCTCGACTTCGACACGGTGATCGCCTCGGTGAAGAAGACCAACCGGCTGGTGGTCGTCGAAGAAGGCTTTCCGCAGAGTTCGGTCGGCGACCACATCGCCAGCCAAGTGTCGCAGCGTGCCTTCGATTTCCTCGATGCTCCGGTGATCACCATCGCCGGCAAGGACGTTCCGATGCCGTATGCCGCGAACCTCGAGAAGCTCGCCCTGCCCAATGTCGGCGAGGTTGTCGAGGCGGTCAAAGCCGTCACCTATCGCTGA
- a CDS encoding 5-formyltetrahydrofolate cyclo-ligase: MADNRDDEGPAQYASPPCFMHELDPAYQMPLSDWADVKRWRKAERERLIGTRLAVSADARSAMSMRIAEGLDALIGDVSGRMVSLYWPFRGEPDLRAWMASVNARGGRTALPVVIEKGRPLVFRAYVPGDRLEKGVWNIPIPAAGDPVLPDIVISPIVGIDPGNYRLGYGGGFFDRTLAAMPFRPLVIGVGYELQRIPTIYPQPHDIPMTTVVTEAAGNNGG, from the coding sequence ATGGCTGACAATCGCGACGACGAAGGCCCGGCACAATATGCCTCGCCGCCTTGCTTCATGCACGAACTCGATCCGGCATATCAGATGCCGCTGTCCGACTGGGCCGATGTGAAGCGATGGCGCAAGGCGGAGCGCGAAAGGCTCATCGGCACCCGGCTTGCAGTTTCCGCCGACGCCCGCTCAGCAATGTCGATGCGCATTGCCGAGGGCCTCGACGCTCTGATCGGCGACGTTTCGGGCCGCATGGTCAGTCTCTATTGGCCGTTCCGCGGCGAACCGGATCTGCGCGCCTGGATGGCTTCGGTCAACGCGCGCGGCGGCCGCACGGCGCTGCCCGTCGTCATCGAGAAGGGACGCCCTCTGGTGTTTCGCGCCTACGTCCCGGGCGACCGGCTGGAAAAAGGCGTCTGGAACATCCCGATCCCGGCCGCAGGCGATCCGGTGCTGCCGGACATCGTGATCTCGCCGATCGTCGGCATCGACCCAGGCAACTACCGGCTCGGCTACGGCGGCGGCTTCTTCGACCGCACGCTGGCCGCCATGCCGTTCCGGCCGCTGGTGATCGGCGTCGGCTACGAATTGCAGCGAATCCCCACCATTTACCCGCAGCCCCACGACATCCCCATGACCACGGTGGTGACCGAGGCGGCGGGGAACAATGGCGGCTAG
- the kdsA gene encoding 3-deoxy-8-phosphooctulonate synthase — protein MSKALAPNASVSLGTTVFANDAPLSLIAGPCQLESRQHAFDMAGALKELTGRLGIGLVYKTSYDKANRTSLGGARGAGLDAALPVFDDLRKAFALPVLTDVHTEEQCALVAPHVDVLQIPAFLSRQTDLLIAAARTGKAVNVKKGQFLAPWDMKNVVAKVTGSGNANVLVTERGASFGYNTLVSDMRALPIMAEIGAPVIFDATHSVQQPGGQGGSTGGDRRFVETLARAAVAVGVAGVFIETHQDPDNAPSDGPNMVPLKDLPALLERLMAFDRVAKAQ, from the coding sequence ATGAGCAAGGCCCTGGCACCCAATGCATCTGTTAGTCTCGGCACGACCGTCTTCGCCAACGATGCTCCGCTGTCGCTGATCGCCGGCCCCTGCCAGCTCGAATCGCGCCAGCATGCCTTCGACATGGCCGGGGCGCTGAAGGAGTTGACCGGGCGACTGGGTATCGGCCTTGTCTACAAGACCAGCTACGACAAGGCCAACCGCACCTCGCTTGGCGGCGCGCGCGGCGCAGGTCTCGATGCGGCGCTCCCGGTTTTCGACGATCTGCGCAAGGCGTTCGCGTTGCCTGTGCTGACGGATGTCCATACCGAGGAGCAATGCGCTCTGGTGGCGCCGCATGTCGATGTGCTGCAGATACCGGCCTTTCTCAGCCGTCAGACCGATCTGCTGATCGCGGCGGCACGAACCGGCAAGGCGGTGAACGTCAAGAAGGGACAGTTCCTCGCGCCATGGGACATGAAGAATGTCGTGGCCAAGGTCACCGGGTCCGGCAATGCCAATGTGCTGGTCACCGAGCGCGGCGCCTCGTTCGGCTACAACACGCTGGTCTCCGACATGCGCGCGCTGCCCATCATGGCCGAAATCGGCGCGCCGGTGATCTTCGACGCCACGCATTCGGTGCAGCAGCCTGGCGGGCAGGGCGGCTCGACCGGTGGCGATCGCCGCTTTGTCGAGACGCTGGCGCGTGCGGCGGTGGCGGTCGGCGTCGCCGGCGTGTTCATCGAGACGCACCAGGACCCGGACAATGCCCCCTCCGATGGCCCAAACATGGTTCCTTTGAAGGATTTGCCGGCGTTGCTGGAGAGGCTGATGGCGTTCGATCGGGTGGCGAAGGCACAGTAG
- a CDS encoding PRC-barrel domain-containing protein: MTTPSGHTEAIAASRVIGTSVYNTEGTSIGSIEDVMLDKMSNGIMFAVIGFGGFLGMGEKYHAIPWASLDYDKDMGGYVVPFNKEQLKAAPAYSIDELTGADGEAARDASFAYYNVTPYWH, translated from the coding sequence ATGACTACCCCGTCCGGGCATACCGAAGCCATTGCCGCCTCGCGCGTCATCGGCACGTCGGTCTACAACACCGAGGGCACCAGCATCGGCAGCATCGAGGACGTCATGCTCGACAAGATGTCGAACGGCATCATGTTCGCGGTGATCGGCTTCGGCGGTTTCCTCGGCATGGGAGAGAAATATCACGCCATTCCGTGGGCGAGCCTCGATTATGATAAGGACATGGGCGGCTACGTCGTGCCCTTCAACAAGGAGCAGCTGAAGGCCGCTCCCGCGTATTCGATCGACGAACTGACCGGCGCGGATGGCGAAGCGGCCCGCGATGCGTCCTTCGCCTATTACAATGTGACGCCATACTGGCACTGA
- a CDS encoding NAD(P)/FAD-dependent oxidoreductase encodes MKEASHHVVVVGAGFGGLELTRALAGAAVRITMIDRRNHHLFQPLLYQVATTSLATSEIAWPIRHLLRKRQDVTTLLGTVVGVDRQAKRVLLQDGSAIAYDTLVLATGARHAYFGHDEWEPFAPGLKTLEDATTVRRRILLAFEQAEREDDPAKRQALLTLVIIGGGPTGVELAGTIAELAHDTLRDEFRNIDTRQARVVLIEAGDRILANFAPDLSAYAQRSLEGLGVTIELGRAVTHLDAEGVVFGDTHLPAKTILWAAGVAASPAAEWLGVAADRAGRVLVEPDLTVPGSPDIFVIGDTAHLLRQDGKPVPGVAPAAKQAGRHVAATIKARLGGDTTSRPFRYRHDGDLATIGKRAAAIDFGWIKLTGWLAWWLWGIAHIYFLIGFRNRLAVSLSWLWIYFTGQRSARLITQGDNDKG; translated from the coding sequence ATGAAGGAAGCCAGCCATCATGTAGTTGTCGTCGGCGCAGGGTTCGGCGGTCTCGAACTTACCCGCGCTTTGGCGGGTGCGGCGGTCCGCATAACGATGATCGACAGGCGTAACCATCATCTGTTCCAGCCTCTGCTTTACCAGGTGGCGACCACATCGCTGGCAACGTCCGAGATTGCCTGGCCGATCCGCCACCTGCTGCGCAAACGCCAGGACGTGACCACATTGCTCGGCACCGTCGTCGGTGTCGACCGCCAGGCCAAGCGCGTGCTGCTTCAGGATGGCAGCGCCATCGCTTATGACACGCTGGTGCTCGCCACCGGTGCGCGGCACGCCTATTTTGGTCACGATGAATGGGAGCCGTTCGCGCCTGGGCTGAAGACGCTGGAAGATGCCACCACGGTCCGGCGCCGCATCCTGCTCGCCTTCGAGCAGGCCGAGCGCGAGGATGACCCGGCCAAACGCCAAGCCTTGCTGACCCTGGTCATCATCGGCGGTGGGCCGACCGGCGTGGAACTGGCCGGCACCATCGCCGAGCTTGCGCATGACACGCTGCGTGACGAATTCCGCAACATCGACACGCGGCAGGCTCGGGTGGTGCTGATCGAAGCCGGCGACCGCATCCTTGCCAATTTCGCGCCGGACCTGTCTGCATACGCACAGAGGTCACTCGAGGGGCTCGGCGTAACCATCGAGCTAGGCCGCGCCGTCACGCATCTGGACGCCGAGGGCGTCGTCTTCGGCGATACACATCTGCCCGCAAAGACTATCCTGTGGGCAGCAGGCGTCGCCGCCTCGCCGGCAGCCGAATGGCTGGGCGTTGCGGCCGACCGGGCGGGCAGGGTGCTGGTCGAACCCGATCTCACCGTGCCGGGCAGTCCCGACATCTTCGTCATCGGCGACACGGCGCATCTGTTGCGGCAGGACGGAAAGCCGGTGCCGGGCGTGGCGCCTGCCGCCAAGCAGGCGGGCCGACATGTCGCGGCAACCATCAAGGCGCGGCTGGGCGGCGATACGACATCTCGCCCTTTCCGCTACCGGCATGATGGCGACCTGGCAACAATCGGCAAGCGCGCCGCCGCAATCGACTTCGGCTGGATCAAGCTCACCGGCTGGCTCGCCTGGTGGCTTTGGGGCATCGCCCACATCTACTTCCTGATCGGCTTCCGCAACCGGCTCGCGGTCTCGCTCAGCTGGCTGTGGATCTATTTCACCGGCCAGCGCAGCGCCCGACTGATCACCCAGGGCGACAACGACAAGGGCTGA
- a CDS encoding septum formation initiator family protein — translation MWTRQHKQRNTGRLIVPSLCVLFLTYFGFHAYHGEFGIYSKYRLQAQAVELQAQLDVVKARRMDFERRVQLLHEGTLEKDMLDEQARKALNLSQPDEITIMLPASAN, via the coding sequence ATGTGGACACGTCAGCACAAGCAGAGAAACACCGGCCGGCTGATCGTTCCGTCGCTGTGCGTGCTGTTCCTGACCTATTTCGGCTTCCATGCCTATCATGGTGAATTCGGCATCTATTCCAAGTATCGGCTGCAGGCGCAGGCCGTCGAACTGCAGGCGCAGCTCGACGTCGTCAAGGCACGCCGGATGGATTTCGAGCGTCGCGTCCAGCTGCTGCATGAAGGCACGCTGGAGAAGGATATGCTTGACGAGCAGGCCCGAAAGGCGCTCAATCTATCCCAGCCCGACGAAATCACCATCATGCTGCCAGCCTCGGCAAATTAA